One part of the Streptomyces lienomycini genome encodes these proteins:
- a CDS encoding TetR/AcrR family transcriptional regulator, protein MQSSSPAGRAGRPRSAAADTAILAATRDALVDLGWSKLTLGDVATRAGVAKTTLYRRWAGKNELVVDAVGELFDELELPDRGSLAADIEGVVLQFAAILARPEAKSGLMAVVAESTHDAALRERIRTSIVERQKRLVLEGRARAQDRGELPPEPDAAEAARTADLIFDMVAGAVVHRTLVSAEAASGDWVRSLTQVLLWGLTSRPAESAGGWAQGGGPGGGAPW, encoded by the coding sequence ATGCAGAGCAGCAGCCCCGCCGGCCGTGCCGGACGCCCGCGCAGTGCCGCGGCGGACACCGCGATCCTGGCCGCGACGCGGGACGCCCTAGTGGACCTGGGCTGGTCGAAGCTCACCCTGGGAGACGTGGCGACGCGGGCCGGGGTTGCCAAGACGACGCTCTACCGCCGCTGGGCGGGCAAGAACGAGCTGGTCGTGGACGCGGTGGGGGAGCTCTTCGACGAGCTGGAGCTGCCCGACCGCGGTTCCCTCGCCGCCGACATCGAGGGCGTGGTGCTCCAGTTCGCGGCCATCCTGGCCCGGCCGGAGGCCAAGAGCGGGCTGATGGCGGTCGTCGCCGAGTCCACGCACGACGCGGCGCTGCGCGAGCGCATCCGCACGTCGATCGTCGAGCGGCAGAAGCGCCTGGTGCTGGAGGGCAGGGCACGGGCCCAGGACCGCGGCGAACTGCCGCCGGAGCCGGACGCCGCGGAGGCGGCCCGCACGGCTGACCTGATCTTCGACATGGTCGCGGGAGCGGTGGTGCACCGCACCCTGGTGAGCGCGGAGGCCGCGAGCGGGGACTGGGTGCGGAGCCTGACCCAGGTCCTGCTGTGGGGCCTCACCTCTCGGCCGGCCGAGTCGGCCGGAGGGTGGGCGCAGGGCGGGGGTCCAGGGGGCGGCGCCCCCTGGTGA
- a CDS encoding acyl-CoA mutase large subunit family protein, which yields MDAHAIEEGRLRWQARYDAARKRDADFTTLSGDPVEPVYGPRPGDEYEGFERIGWPGEYPFTRGLYPTGYRGRTWTIRQFAGFGNAEQTNERYKMILRNGGGGLSVAFDMPTLMGRDSDDPRSLGEVGHCGVAIDSAADMEVLFRDIPLGDVTTSMTISGPAVPVFCMYLVAAERQGVDASVLNGTLQTDIFKEYIAQKEWLFQPEPHLRLIGDLMEYCAAGIPAYKPLSVSGYHIREAGATAAQELAYTLADGFGYVELGLSRGLDVDVFAPGLSFFFDAHLDFFEEIAKFRAARRIWARWMRDVYGAQTDKAQWLRFHTQTAGVSLTAQQPYNNVVRTAVEALAAVLGGTNSLHTNALDETLALPSEQAAEIALRTQQVLMEETGVANVADPLGGSWFIEQLTDRIEADAEKIFEQIRERGLRAHPDGQHPVGPITSGLLRGIEDGWFTGEIAESAFRYQQSLEKDDKKVVGVNVHTGSVTGDLEILRVSHEVEREQVRVLGERKDARDDAAVRGALDAMLAAARSGGNMIEPMLDAVRAEATLGEICGVLRDEWGVYTEPAGF from the coding sequence ATGGACGCTCACGCCATAGAAGAGGGCCGCCTCCGCTGGCAGGCCCGGTACGACGCGGCACGCAAGCGCGACGCGGACTTCACCACGCTCTCCGGCGACCCCGTGGAGCCGGTGTACGGGCCCCGGCCGGGGGACGAGTACGAGGGCTTCGAGCGGATCGGCTGGCCGGGGGAGTACCCCTTCACCCGCGGTCTGTATCCGACCGGGTACCGAGGGCGCACGTGGACCATCCGGCAGTTCGCCGGGTTCGGCAACGCCGAGCAGACCAACGAGCGCTACAAGATGATCCTCCGCAACGGCGGCGGCGGGCTCTCGGTCGCCTTCGACATGCCGACCCTGATGGGCCGCGACTCCGACGACCCGCGCTCGCTCGGCGAGGTCGGACACTGCGGCGTGGCCATCGACTCGGCCGCCGACATGGAGGTCCTCTTCAGGGACATCCCGCTCGGCGACGTGACGACCTCCATGACGATCAGCGGGCCGGCCGTGCCCGTGTTCTGCATGTACCTGGTCGCCGCCGAACGCCAGGGCGTCGACGCGTCCGTGCTCAACGGCACGCTCCAGACCGACATCTTCAAGGAGTACATCGCCCAGAAGGAGTGGCTCTTCCAGCCCGAGCCGCACCTGCGCCTGATCGGCGACCTGATGGAGTACTGCGCGGCCGGCATCCCCGCCTACAAGCCGCTCTCCGTCTCCGGCTACCACATCCGCGAGGCCGGGGCCACGGCCGCGCAGGAGCTGGCGTACACGCTGGCGGACGGCTTCGGGTACGTGGAGCTGGGGCTCTCGCGCGGACTGGACGTCGACGTCTTCGCCCCCGGCCTCTCCTTCTTCTTCGACGCCCACCTCGACTTCTTCGAGGAGATCGCCAAGTTCCGTGCCGCGCGCAGGATTTGGGCCCGCTGGATGCGCGACGTGTACGGGGCGCAGACCGACAAGGCGCAGTGGCTGCGCTTCCACACCCAGACCGCCGGGGTCTCGCTCACCGCGCAGCAGCCGTACAACAACGTCGTCCGTACCGCCGTGGAGGCGCTCGCGGCGGTGCTAGGCGGCACCAACTCCCTGCACACCAACGCGCTCGACGAGACCCTCGCCCTGCCCAGCGAGCAGGCCGCCGAGATCGCCCTGCGCACCCAGCAGGTGCTGATGGAGGAGACCGGCGTCGCCAACGTCGCCGACCCGCTGGGCGGTTCCTGGTTCATCGAGCAGCTGACGGACCGGATCGAGGCCGACGCCGAGAAGATCTTCGAACAGATCAGGGAGCGGGGGCTGCGCGCCCACCCCGACGGGCAGCACCCCGTCGGGCCGATCACCTCCGGACTGCTGCGCGGCATAGAGGACGGCTGGTTCACCGGGGAGATCGCCGAGTCGGCCTTCCGCTACCAGCAGTCCTTGGAGAAGGACGACAAGAAGGTGGTCGGCGTCAACGTCCACACCGGCTCCGTCACCGGCGACCTGGAGATCCTCCGGGTCAGCCACGAGGTCGAGCGCGAGCAGGTGCGGGTGCTGGGCGAGCGCAAGGACGCCCGCGACGACGCGGCCGTGCGCGGGGCGCTGGACGCGATGCTGGCCGCGGCGCGCTCCGGCGGCAACATGATCGAGCCGATGCTGGACGCGGTGCGCGCGGAGGCGACGCTCGGCGAGATCTGCGGGGTGCTGCGGGACGAGTGGGGGGTGTACACGGAGCCTGCGGGGTTCTAG
- a CDS encoding DUF6230 family protein — translation MESQVRGGTRWKRFALVMVPSVAATAAVGIGLAQGALAASFSVSGQEFKVSAEHLEGWGFAQYGGIDTTYTSTEGDKKVQRPVAISSFDRAEITKMCQSVKTEIPFIGKTIYLRLEAGPNEGRKVEAKNLYIDVAQLDADATFEDIDIGVAAGDKSRGPAVKDSSVKKGAFAQQARKADLVGVEQTAWATTAGTFKLSGLSMRLGTDSKMECF, via the coding sequence ATGGAGTCCCAGGTGCGTGGCGGGACCAGATGGAAGCGGTTCGCCTTGGTGATGGTGCCCAGTGTGGCCGCCACTGCGGCTGTGGGTATTGGACTGGCACAAGGTGCGCTCGCGGCGTCGTTCAGCGTCTCCGGCCAGGAGTTCAAGGTCAGCGCCGAACATCTTGAGGGGTGGGGCTTCGCCCAGTACGGCGGGATCGACACCACGTACACCTCGACCGAGGGCGACAAGAAGGTGCAGCGCCCGGTCGCGATCTCGTCGTTCGACCGAGCCGAGATCACCAAGATGTGCCAGTCGGTCAAGACGGAGATTCCCTTCATAGGGAAGACGATCTACCTCCGTCTTGAGGCGGGTCCGAACGAGGGCCGGAAGGTGGAGGCCAAGAACCTCTACATCGACGTCGCTCAGCTCGACGCCGATGCCACCTTCGAGGACATCGACATCGGTGTGGCCGCCGGGGACAAGTCCCGCGGTCCGGCGGTGAAGGACTCGAGCGTCAAGAAGGGCGCCTTCGCCCAGCAGGCGAGGAAGGCCGACCTCGTCGGGGTCGAGCAGACTGCGTGGGCGACCACGGCGGGCACCTTCAAGCTCAGCGGCCTGTCGATGCGTCTCGGTACGGACTCCAAGATGGAGTGCTTCTGA
- a CDS encoding DUF6114 domain-containing protein: MSAETPVQSAGNFTRLRLRFRAWRGGRPFWAGLFTLLGGVPIAYFPYATLKLGNMSIAMATTAGAASLIIGGLLVTLGLTMWFQTATRIFAGVAAILLALVSLVVSNIGGFLIGFLLALFGGALAISWAPGKPRPEEPGRTDPSDGPVDEGVERDVSRNTPVEPGQLREPHETGDGGEAGGARAEVHDGGHRVG, encoded by the coding sequence ATGAGTGCCGAGACTCCGGTCCAGAGTGCCGGGAACTTCACCCGGCTGCGGCTGCGATTCCGCGCCTGGCGGGGCGGCCGACCGTTCTGGGCGGGACTTTTCACCCTGCTTGGCGGGGTGCCCATCGCCTATTTTCCGTACGCCACACTGAAGCTGGGCAACATGTCCATCGCCATGGCGACCACCGCGGGAGCGGCCTCGCTGATCATCGGCGGGCTGCTGGTCACGCTGGGCCTGACGATGTGGTTCCAGACGGCCACACGCATCTTCGCCGGTGTCGCGGCGATCCTCCTGGCCCTGGTCTCCCTGGTGGTTTCCAACATCGGAGGCTTCCTGATCGGTTTCCTGCTGGCCCTGTTCGGCGGGGCGCTGGCCATCTCGTGGGCTCCCGGCAAGCCGAGGCCTGAGGAGCCCGGGCGGACGGACCCCTCCGATGGGCCCGTGGACGAGGGCGTGGAGAGGGATGTTTCGCGAAATACTCCCGTCGAGCCGGGGCAGCTCCGCGAACCGCACGAGACCGGCGACGGCGGGGAGGCGGGCGGCGCCCGGGCCGAAGTCCACGACGGGGGGCACCGTGTCGGCTGA
- the pyk gene encoding pyruvate kinase — MRRSKIVCTLGPAVDSHEQLVSLIEAGMNVARFNFSHGSHAEHQGRYDRVRAAAKETGRAVGVLADLQGPKIRLETFAEGPVELVRGDEFTITTEDVAGDRTICGTTYKGLPGDVTKGDQVLINDGNVELKVTEVEGPRVKTIVIEGGVISDHKGINLPGAAVNVPALSDKDVEDLRFALRMGCDMVALSFVRDAKDVADVHRVMDEEGRRVPVVAKVEKPQAVENMEGVVAAFDAVMVARGDLAVEYPLEKVPMVQKRLIELCRRNAKPVIVATQMMESMITNSRPTRAEASDVANAILDGADAVMLSAESSVGAYPIETVKTMSKIVTAAEQELLSKGLQPLVPGKKPRTQGGSVARAAAEIADFLGGKGLVAFTQSGDTARRLSRYRACQPILAFTTDESTRNQLTLSWGVEPHVVPFVNSTDEMVDLVDQETMRLGRFDDGDIVVITAGSPPGVPGTTNMVRVHHLGETRRG; from the coding sequence ATGCGCCGTTCGAAAATCGTCTGTACTCTCGGCCCCGCGGTCGACTCCCATGAGCAGCTCGTCTCGCTGATCGAAGCCGGCATGAACGTGGCCCGCTTCAACTTCAGCCACGGCAGTCACGCCGAGCACCAGGGGCGTTACGACCGGGTCAGGGCCGCCGCCAAGGAGACCGGCAGGGCCGTGGGCGTCCTCGCCGACCTGCAGGGCCCGAAGATCCGCCTGGAGACCTTCGCGGAGGGTCCCGTCGAGCTGGTGCGCGGTGACGAGTTCACCATCACCACCGAGGACGTCGCGGGCGACAGGACGATCTGCGGCACGACGTACAAGGGCCTGCCCGGCGACGTCACCAAGGGCGACCAGGTCCTCATCAACGACGGCAACGTCGAGCTGAAGGTCACCGAGGTCGAGGGCCCCCGGGTGAAGACGATCGTCATCGAGGGCGGCGTCATCTCCGACCACAAGGGCATCAACCTGCCCGGTGCGGCGGTCAACGTCCCCGCGCTGAGCGACAAGGACGTCGAGGACCTCCGTTTCGCGCTGCGCATGGGCTGCGACATGGTCGCCCTCTCCTTCGTCCGGGACGCCAAGGACGTCGCCGACGTGCACCGCGTCATGGACGAGGAGGGCCGCCGCGTTCCCGTCGTCGCCAAGGTGGAGAAGCCGCAGGCGGTGGAGAACATGGAGGGCGTCGTCGCGGCCTTCGACGCCGTCATGGTGGCCCGTGGCGACCTGGCCGTCGAGTATCCGCTCGAGAAGGTCCCCATGGTGCAGAAGCGCCTGATCGAGCTGTGCCGGCGCAACGCCAAGCCGGTGATCGTGGCGACCCAGATGATGGAGTCGATGATCACCAACTCGCGTCCGACCCGCGCCGAGGCCTCCGACGTGGCCAACGCGATCCTGGACGGTGCCGACGCGGTGATGCTGTCCGCCGAGTCGAGCGTGGGCGCGTACCCGATCGAGACCGTCAAGACGATGTCGAAGATCGTCACCGCCGCCGAGCAGGAGCTGCTCTCCAAGGGCCTGCAGCCGCTGGTCCCGGGCAAGAAGCCGCGCACGCAGGGCGGTTCGGTGGCGCGTGCCGCCGCCGAGATCGCCGACTTCCTCGGCGGCAAGGGCCTGGTGGCCTTCACCCAGTCCGGCGACACCGCCCGCCGGCTGTCCCGCTACCGCGCCTGCCAGCCGATCCTGGCCTTCACCACCGACGAGTCCACCCGCAACCAGCTGACGCTCAGCTGGGGCGTGGAGCCGCACGTGGTGCCGTTCGTGAACAGCACCGACGAGATGGTCGACCTGGTGGACCAGGAGACGATGCGCCTGGGCCGCTTCGACGACGGCGACATCGTCGTGATCACCGCCGGTTCGCCCCCCGGCGTGCCCGGCACCACCAACATGGTCCGCGTGCACCACCTGGGCGAGACCCGCCGCGGCTGA
- a CDS encoding acetate kinase, whose product MTGTRVLVLNSGSSSVKYQLLDMRDGSRPAVGLVERIGESGSRLQHSPAHGESRERNGSVPDHDAALKAMAAELDRDGLGLDSPELAAIGHRVVHGGLRFTEPTVVDDAVLAEIERLIPVAPLHNPANLTGIRTARALRPDLPQVAVFDTAFHTTMPESAARYAIDVETADAHRIRRYGFHGTSHAYVSRETARLLGRAPEDVNVIVLHLGNGASASAVRGGRCVDTSMGLTPLEGLVMGTRSGDTDPAVIFHLMRVGGMSADEIDTLLNKRSGLIGLCGDNDMREIRRRVDAGDERAALAFDIYIHRLKKYIGAYYAVLGRVDAVAFTAGVGENSAPVREAALAGLEGLGLAVDGGLNAVRGDGARLISPADARVAVAVVPTDEEMEIATQTYALVKDSGNLT is encoded by the coding sequence GTGACCGGCACCCGAGTCCTCGTCCTCAACTCCGGCTCCTCGTCGGTGAAGTACCAGCTGCTCGACATGCGCGACGGCAGTCGGCCGGCGGTGGGCCTCGTCGAGCGGATCGGCGAGTCCGGCTCCCGTCTCCAGCACTCCCCGGCGCACGGGGAGAGCCGCGAGCGGAACGGGTCGGTGCCCGACCACGACGCCGCGCTGAAGGCCATGGCGGCCGAGCTGGACCGGGACGGCCTGGGCCTCGACTCCCCCGAGCTGGCCGCGATCGGGCATCGGGTGGTCCACGGCGGTCTGCGCTTCACCGAGCCGACCGTGGTCGACGACGCCGTGCTCGCCGAGATCGAGCGGCTCATCCCGGTCGCCCCGCTGCACAACCCGGCGAACCTCACCGGCATCCGCACCGCGCGGGCGCTGCGCCCGGACCTGCCGCAGGTCGCCGTGTTCGACACCGCGTTCCACACGACGATGCCGGAGTCCGCGGCCCGCTACGCGATCGACGTCGAGACCGCCGACGCCCACCGGATCCGCCGCTACGGCTTCCACGGCACCTCGCACGCGTACGTGTCGCGGGAGACGGCGAGGCTGCTGGGCCGGGCGCCCGAGGACGTGAACGTGATCGTGCTGCATCTGGGCAACGGGGCGTCCGCCTCGGCCGTGCGGGGCGGGCGGTGCGTGGACACCTCCATGGGGCTGACGCCTTTGGAGGGGCTCGTGATGGGTACGCGCTCGGGAGACACGGACCCGGCCGTCATCTTCCATTTGATGCGTGTTGGCGGAATGTCCGCGGACGAGATCGACACTCTCCTCAACAAGAGGAGTGGTCTGATCGGGCTGTGCGGGGACAACGACATGCGGGAGATCCGCCGCCGTGTCGACGCGGGCGACGAACGGGCGGCGCTCGCCTTCGACATCTACATTCACCGGCTCAAGAAGTACATCGGCGCCTATTACGCCGTTCTCGGGCGGGTGGACGCCGTGGCCTTCACCGCCGGGGTGGGCGAGAACTCGGCGCCGGTGCGGGAAGCCGCCCTGGCGGGCCTGGAGGGGCTCGGCCTGGCGGTGGACGGCGGGCTGAACGCCGTACGCGGCGACGGGGCGCGGCTGATCTCGCCCGCGGACGCGCGGGTGGCGGTGGCCGTGGTGCCCACGGACGAGGAAATGGAGATCGCGACACAGACCTACGCGCTGGTAAAGGATTCGGGGAATCTCACCTGA
- a CDS encoding tetratricopeptide repeat protein: MQPRNMSMSGVVDLAAVKQAQEAKAKAEQARAEAARSGGAGAVSPADLVIDVDEAGFESDVLQRSTEVPVVIDFWAEWCEPCKQLSPVLERLAVEYNGRFLLAKVDVDANQMLMQQFGVQGIPAVFAVVAGQALPLFQGAAGEAQIRQTLDQLIQVGEERFGLTGLVVDPEAEPGAAQPDADERPAGPHDAALEAAVQALDAGDLGGAVQAYKNVLAEDPGNTEAKLGLAQAELLQRVQNADPQKVRQEAADKPGDAQAQIAAADLDLVGGHVEDAFGRLIDAVRVTAGDERNAVRVRLLELFEVVGADDPRVAAARRALARALF, from the coding sequence ATGCAGCCACGGAACATGTCCATGAGCGGGGTCGTCGACCTCGCCGCGGTGAAGCAGGCCCAGGAGGCCAAGGCGAAGGCGGAGCAGGCGCGCGCCGAAGCGGCCCGGAGCGGCGGCGCGGGCGCCGTCTCCCCCGCAGACCTCGTCATCGACGTCGACGAGGCCGGCTTCGAGAGCGATGTCCTGCAGCGGTCCACCGAGGTCCCGGTCGTCATCGACTTCTGGGCCGAGTGGTGCGAGCCCTGCAAGCAGTTGAGCCCGGTCCTGGAGCGGCTGGCCGTCGAGTACAACGGTCGGTTCCTCCTCGCCAAGGTCGACGTCGACGCCAACCAGATGCTGATGCAGCAGTTCGGTGTCCAGGGCATCCCGGCCGTGTTCGCGGTCGTCGCCGGACAGGCGCTGCCGCTCTTCCAGGGGGCCGCCGGCGAGGCGCAGATCCGCCAGACCCTGGACCAGCTGATCCAGGTCGGCGAGGAGCGCTTCGGTCTGACCGGCCTCGTCGTCGACCCCGAGGCGGAGCCCGGCGCCGCGCAGCCCGACGCCGACGAGCGTCCGGCCGGACCGCACGACGCGGCGCTCGAGGCCGCCGTGCAGGCGCTGGACGCGGGCGACCTGGGTGGCGCCGTCCAGGCGTACAAGAACGTCCTGGCCGAGGATCCGGGCAACACGGAGGCCAAACTGGGCCTGGCCCAGGCCGAGTTGCTCCAGCGGGTGCAGAACGCCGACCCGCAGAAGGTCCGCCAGGAGGCGGCCGACAAGCCGGGTGACGCCCAGGCGCAGATCGCCGCCGCCGACCTGGACCTGGTGGGCGGTCACGTGGAGGACGCCTTCGGACGCCTCATCGACGCGGTGCGCGTCACGGCCGGCGACGAGCGCAACGCCGTACGGGTGCGGCTGCTGGAGCTGTTCGAGGTGGTCGGCGCCGACGACCCGCGGGTGGCCGCGGCCCGCAGGGCGCTGGCCCGCGCCCTGTTCTAG
- a CDS encoding DUF3817 domain-containing protein, protein MKRSVLTRYRVMAYVTGVLLILLCLGMIAKYLLDMGGAADFTQVVSIAHGWLYVIYLVVAFDLGSKAKWPVKKQLWVLLAGTVPTAAFFVERRISRELDAKVAETEPAVAA, encoded by the coding sequence ATGAAACGAAGCGTGCTGACCCGCTACCGCGTTATGGCGTACGTCACCGGTGTGCTGTTGATCCTGCTCTGCCTCGGCATGATCGCCAAGTACCTGCTGGACATGGGCGGCGCCGCCGACTTCACCCAGGTCGTCAGCATCGCTCACGGCTGGCTGTACGTCATCTACCTCGTTGTCGCCTTCGACCTCGGGTCCAAGGCGAAGTGGCCGGTGAAGAAGCAGCTCTGGGTGCTGCTCGCCGGGACCGTTCCGACGGCCGCCTTCTTCGTGGAGCGGCGGATCAGCCGGGAGCTGGACGCCAAGGTCGCCGAGACCGAGCCGGCGGTCGCCGCGTAG
- a CDS encoding MSCRAMM family adhesin, with product MSADEVRDERVGASGPVRTGPRHAAPRKPLFTRFHVPPGKAIALAAMPTAILMGLGLTPTLALADGNDQGTPSANSLTAEEYQACVEAMAGADKDASASPTPSATDGADEGEDDAKEPDPSASAGDAGKDADKDKNEPSSPSSSPSSSSSDSGSDDKDGEDAKDGKAADPAPSPSASQGQEAAGASAAQPSPSESEKGGLLDGIGDALEDFFTGGKKADEESPGPTPTPSASQNAGDAASGPVKETTDKVTGTVKDTVDGVTDGVTDGASKAAEDTKGTVDEAAEKAKEAEEKAEEEAEDATASADPSPSESSTTDPEDCPAATDDVGGVDNTLAVPEDPWYLEASSLTLKGASYKGIVEVRTASGATKKVLKYVISKGTDIGDLHQIVKDDTTGKTHHVQAAKGSTSTITDGDTVMYTESISGNLLGLIPITFDPEHPPPLDIPLIYFTKVKVVQAGQFGGTLHIPGLHQYVTD from the coding sequence GTGTCGGCTGACGAGGTCCGCGACGAGAGAGTCGGCGCATCGGGGCCGGTGCGGACGGGGCCGCGTCACGCGGCGCCCAGGAAGCCGCTGTTCACCAGGTTCCACGTACCCCCCGGCAAGGCGATAGCCCTGGCGGCGATGCCCACGGCGATCCTCATGGGGCTGGGTCTCACCCCGACCCTCGCGCTCGCGGACGGCAACGACCAGGGCACGCCGTCGGCCAACAGCCTGACGGCCGAGGAGTACCAGGCCTGCGTCGAGGCGATGGCGGGTGCCGACAAGGACGCGTCCGCCTCGCCCACGCCCTCCGCGACCGACGGGGCCGACGAGGGCGAGGACGACGCCAAGGAGCCCGACCCCTCGGCCTCCGCCGGGGACGCCGGCAAGGACGCGGACAAGGACAAGAACGAGCCTTCCTCACCCTCGTCATCCCCTTCGTCCTCTTCGTCGGATTCAGGTTCCGACGACAAGGACGGCGAGGACGCCAAGGACGGCAAGGCCGCCGACCCCGCCCCGAGCCCCTCCGCGTCCCAGGGCCAGGAGGCGGCCGGTGCGAGCGCCGCGCAGCCGTCGCCCTCCGAGTCGGAGAAGGGCGGCCTGCTGGACGGCATCGGCGACGCCCTGGAGGACTTCTTCACAGGCGGCAAGAAGGCCGACGAGGAGAGCCCCGGCCCCACGCCGACCCCCTCGGCGTCCCAGAACGCGGGCGACGCCGCGTCCGGCCCCGTGAAGGAGACCACCGACAAGGTCACCGGCACGGTGAAGGACACCGTCGACGGCGTGACCGACGGCGTGACCGACGGGGCGTCGAAGGCGGCCGAGGACACCAAGGGCACGGTGGACGAGGCGGCCGAGAAGGCCAAGGAGGCCGAGGAGAAGGCCGAGGAGGAGGCCGAGGACGCCACCGCGTCGGCCGACCCGAGCCCGTCCGAGAGTTCCACCACGGACCCGGAGGACTGCCCGGCGGCCACGGACGACGTGGGCGGCGTCGACAACACGCTGGCCGTGCCCGAGGACCCCTGGTACCTGGAGGCCAGCTCCCTCACGCTGAAGGGCGCCTCCTACAAGGGGATCGTCGAGGTGCGGACGGCCTCGGGGGCCACGAAGAAGGTCCTGAAGTACGTCATCTCCAAGGGCACCGACATCGGCGACCTGCACCAGATCGTGAAGGACGACACGACCGGCAAGACCCACCACGTGCAGGCGGCCAAGGGCTCGACGTCGACCATCACCGACGGCGACACGGTGATGTACACGGAGAGCATCTCGGGCAACCTGCTGGGTCTGATCCCGATCACCTTCGACCCCGAGCACCCGCCGCCGCTGGACATCCCGCTCATCTACTTCACCAAGGTGAAGGTCGTCCAGGCCGGCCAGTTCGGCGGCACCCTGCACATCCCCGGACTGCACCAGTACGTCACCGACTGA